Proteins encoded by one window of Ignavibacteriota bacterium:
- the secG gene encoding preprotein translocase subunit SecG, whose amino-acid sequence MLALLTVLMLLMSLLLIGVVLLQPGKGDMLSGMGGLGGQFSNMLGSRRATDLLSKITIGLAAGILVLSVVTNKFFVGGGSDGPRPVTEGVVIPKTVPTSAEQTQIPVPVPQEAPAETENPEKK is encoded by the coding sequence ATGTTAGCTTTACTTACAGTACTGATGCTTTTGATGTCGCTCTTATTGATTGGCGTTGTACTTTTGCAACCCGGTAAGGGAGATATGCTCTCAGGTATGGGAGGACTTGGCGGACAGTTTTCGAATATGCTTGGTTCAAGACGTGCGACCGACCTTCTTTCGAAGATAACAATCGGTCTTGCAGCAGGTATCCTTGTGTTATCTGTTGTAACCAACAAATTCTTTGTTGGTGGTGGCTCAGATGGTCCAAGACCTGTAACAGAGGGAGTTGTTATACCTAAAACTGTACCAACATCTGCCGAACAAACACAAATTCCTGTTCCTGTTCCACAGGAAGCTCCAGCAGAAACTGAAAATCCTGAGAAAAAATAA